One part of the Tachysurus vachellii isolate PV-2020 chromosome 6, HZAU_Pvac_v1, whole genome shotgun sequence genome encodes these proteins:
- the elmod2 gene encoding ELMO domain-containing protein 2, translating to MLHSICQYLCSSFLWFWMKWFLRQITGKCELQRICQGYEPGAARTTRIEISLKSSKNKVLQDAVNAKEDAVEGCVTQIVKEKSIKEQKDPKFKANLHQCLIQISGYNTLFVTVEELRKEVFDSENEEHEKMLLKLWDLLMPSVKLESRITKQWGNIGFQGDDPKTDFRGMGMLGLENLVFFSENYTKAARHVLSHANHPSLGYSYAIVGINLTEMAYSLLRSGALKPHFYKTVAGKPHIHHFQQFYCFLAYEFDKFWVEEKPASIMEFNIYREKFHDKVKGFLLEPDVSLVLKIDSNNFPDD from the exons ATGTTGCATTCTATCTGCCAGTACCTGTGTAGCTCCTTTCTGTGGTTCTGGATGAAATGGTTTCTCAGACAGATCACAGGAAAATGTGAGCTGCAGCGGATCTGCCAGGGATATGAGCCCGGAGCGGCTAGGACAACAAGAATAG AAATCTCCCTGAAATCTTCAAAAAACAAG GTGCTGCAAGATGCTGTGAACGCGAAGGAAGATGCAGTGGAGGGCTGTGTGACACAAATTGTGAAAGAGAAGAGCATCAAAGAGCAAAAAGATCCCAA gttTAAGGCGAATCTTCATCAGTGCCTCATACAAATAAGTGGTTATAACACCTTGTTCGTGACGGTCGAAGAGCTAAGAAAAGAGGTGTTTGACTCGGAAAATGAAGAACACGAGAAAATGCTTCTTAAG TTGTGGGATTTGCTGATGCCATCCGTTAAGCTGGAATCTCGAATCACCAAGCAGTGGggcaacattggctttcaaggTGATGATCCAAAGACTGACTTCAGAGGGATGGGGATGCTTGGCCTGGAAAACCTTGT GTTTTTCAGTGAGAATTACACTAAAGCAGCACGGCACGTCCTGTCCCATGCCAACCACCCCTCACTTGG GTACTCTTACGCCATTGTGGGTATCAACCTAACCGAGATGGCCTATAGTTTACTGAGGAGTGGTGCATTGAAGCCTCATTTCTACAAGACTGTGGCAGGGAAACCACACATTCACCACTTCCAACAGTTTTACT gtttccTTGCATACGAGTTTGATAAGTTCTGGGTGGAAGAAAAGCCTGCAAGCATCATGGAGTTtaacatctacagagagaagtTCCACGACAAGGTGAAAGGGTTCCTGCTAGAGCCGGATGTCTCCCTCGTTCTAAAAATCGATTCAAATAACTTCCCTGATGACTGA
- the gprin3b gene encoding G protein-regulated inducer of neurite outgrowth 3 translates to MGTVPNPKRTVTVQMVPRLSGTDTLGNKDTNAICLQNSGLNLTKDCASTQKNKPDQDNMQHKSAITGQLLEGTSNSPAFHSEDQQKHDAQEPHENPKMETGNVNSKLLPTVAAKSKDVCSSSPLCVEMLPQDDKGINGTHAEEGIKEEQSEEKLQSRASASEEPTTQSQKPCHTCDPKLTDLPLSNRNANKDQLHELNETSCTRSSDLAPITSMDERNQQHRESTRKLQGGTCPQGLTTEVSKSVSKPAETSQPANSKEKPEEDLTILQANKIQTTPLKEKTSFPKSEYGTNDPNSHQTVTINSSSQHSADISLSQSFHAEVTDEAVQTLSSASEDNKVKHCKLYREASTMTSAADCGTSPCKHHQDVEVQAVALVCTRAVETSPSLFQHQPKRVSICTQMEQMETLAMVYHKESAEAPITLEMSGSSCGPSITTLSEVLPHSGVLVHTDGVLQHETRLGAKPKEPGPPVYKAPKGYSPLQPVYQINIETCNQNKLSTEGSCQSQSCSDSPEPSVSNFMKQDSKEKGFGESSTKATDQACQALSVTSTQSEQPARPPAAKSPISQSKSSPHVVSPYTAANETNKEASAPPSSSTVEGKKKREQLVNKSIAKSATQDSKFKPERDKEDEKAAKTNKKSVHDVVWDDQGMTWEVYGASLDPESLGFAIQSHLQCKIKEHEKKIMTQTTLRKSMSGAASDSPSDRKIKRRQANVFRSMFQNVRRPNCCVRPPPSAVLE, encoded by the coding sequence ATGGGAACTGTCCCTAACCCAAAAAGGACGGTTACTGTTCAAATGGTACCTCGACTATCTGGTACGGATACTTTGGGTAACAAGGACACAAACGCAATCTGTCTCCAAAATTCAGGTTTAAACCTGACAAAGGATTGCGCTTCtacccaaaaaaacaaaccagacCAGGATAATATGCAACATAAATCTGCAATTACAGGGCAACTATTGGAAGGGACATCCAACTCTCCTGCTTTTCATAGTGAGGATCAGCAAAAACACGATGCCCAGGAACCTCATGAAAACCCCAAGATGGAAACCGGCAATGTAAATTCAAAGTTGTTACCAACTGTTGCTGCCAAAAGCAAGGATGTTTGCTCAAGTAGTCCATTATGTGTAGAAATGCTTCCACAAGATGACAAGGGGATAAATGGCACTCATGCTGAAGAAGGGATCAAGGAAGAGCAGAGTGAGGAGAAACTACAGAGTAGAGCATCGGCATCCGAGGAACCCACAACTCAAAGTCAAAAGCCATGTCACACATGTGATCCTAAGCTCACAGACTTACCTTTAAGCAACAGGAATGCAAACAAGGACCAATTACATGAACTCAATGAAACAAGCTGCACCAGAAGCTCAGATCTAGCTCCGATCACCAGCATGGATGAGAGGAATCAGCAACATCGAGAATCAACTAGGAAACTGCAAGGAGGGACTTGCCCTCAAGGCCTTACCACAGAGGTTTCCAAATCAGTTTCTAAACCAGCAGAGACCTCTCAGCCAGCAAACAGCAAAGAGAAACCTGAGGAAGATCTTACTATATTACAAGCAAACAAAATTCAGACCACACctcttaaagaaaaaacatccttCCCCAAATCTGAATATGGTACAAATGATCCCAATTCCCACCAAACTGTTACAATAAACAGCAGTTCTCAGCATTCCGCAGACATCTCTTTAAGTCAGTCATTTCATGCTGAAGTGACTGATGAGGCAGTTCAAACACTAAGCTCAGCTTCGGAGGATAATAAGGTTAAACACTGTAAACTGTACCGCGAGGCTTCCACCATGACATCAGCAGCAGACTGTGGCACCTCACCCTGCAAACATCACCAGGATGTAGAGGTGCAGGCTGTAGCCTTAGTCTGCACTCGAGCAGTTGAAACAAGTCCCAGCCTTTTTCAACACCAACCCAAACGGGTGTCTATTTGCACTCAAATGGAACAAATGGAGACCCTTGCAATGGTATACCATAAGGAGAGTGCAGAGGCACCGATTACACTGGAAATGTCTGGTAGTTCATGTGGCCCATCTATCACAACCTTGTCAGAGGTACTTCCTCATTCTGGagttttggtgcacacagatGGCGTTCTACAACATGAGACCAGGCTTGGAGCCAAGCCCAAAGAGCCTGGGCCACCAGTTTACAAAGCCCCAAAAGGATATTCACCTCTTCAACCAGTTTATCAGATCAATATTGAGACATGCAATCAAAATAAGCTATCAACTGAAGGTAGTTGTCAAAGTCAGAGCTGCAGTGACTCACCTGAGCCTTCTGTTTCAAATTTTATGAAACAGGACTCCAAGGAGAAGGGCTTTGGTGAGAGTTCGACCAAAGCAACTGATCAGGCCTGTCAAGCTCTGTCTGTAACAAGTACTCAGTCAGAACAACCTGCCAGACCTCCTGCTGCTAAATCCCCTATTTCACAGTCAAAGTCATCTCCACATGTGGTCAGTCCTTACACAGCAGCTAATGAGACTAACAAAGAGGCTTCTGCCCCACCATCAAGCTCTACTGTAGAgggcaaaaaaaagagagagcagcTCGTGAACAAATCCATAGCCAAGTCTGCAACGCAAGATTCCAAGTTCAAGCCAGAAAGGGATAAGGAGGATGAGAAGGCAGCCAAGACAAACAAGAAAAGTGTTCATGATGTGGTGTGGGATGATCAGGGCATGACATGGGAGGTCTACGGCGCCTCGTTGGATCCAGAGTCACTCGGTTTCGCTATCCAGAGTCACCTCCAGTGCAAAATCAAAGAGCATGAGAAGAAGATCATGACTCAGACAACACTCAGGAAATCCATGTCAGGTGCAGCGTCTGATTCACCATCAGACAGGAAGATCAAGCGAAGGCAAGCTAATGTCTTCAGGTCTATGTTCCAAAACGTCAGACGGCCCAACTGTTGCGTACGTCCACCCCCATCGGCAGTGCTGGAGTGA